The Neobacillus sp. PS3-34 genome has a window encoding:
- a CDS encoding MFS transporter: MLIILLVSLGLSGLLLMMNPSSTKTQIEKKESWFVQFKEGLQFYRVYPVLFWVGIMMMIINFSSGAAQPMFLPYITDQFHGTAFQYGLFTSAFSFGMLAGSLLTGTLKEPKNRKLVMLGSLFMNGVLFLGLGWTPFYWLAIVITFGQGLFAIIFNINNTTLYQQRVPEHLRGRVFSVRVFLAQAGIPFGAAIGSYIAESFSISALFLALGCLIAITTIVCSLHPMFNKLNDNNVVNLEIPSEEQITS; encoded by the coding sequence GTGCTGATAATCCTCCTCGTCTCTTTAGGGCTTTCCGGACTTTTATTAATGATGAACCCAAGTTCTACGAAAACACAAATCGAAAAGAAAGAAAGCTGGTTCGTTCAATTTAAAGAAGGCCTTCAATTTTATCGGGTATATCCTGTATTGTTTTGGGTCGGCATCATGATGATGATCATTAATTTCAGTTCCGGTGCTGCTCAGCCCATGTTTTTACCATATATTACAGATCAATTCCATGGAACCGCTTTTCAATACGGCTTATTTACTTCAGCATTTTCCTTTGGAATGCTGGCAGGGTCTTTATTAACTGGTACTCTAAAGGAACCGAAAAACAGGAAATTGGTGATGCTAGGTTCCTTATTTATGAATGGAGTATTATTCTTAGGTTTAGGGTGGACGCCTTTTTACTGGCTGGCAATCGTCATTACCTTTGGGCAAGGACTATTTGCGATTATCTTTAACATTAATAACACAACACTTTACCAGCAAAGAGTACCTGAACATTTACGCGGCAGAGTGTTCTCTGTTAGAGTCTTTCTGGCACAAGCCGGAATTCCTTTCGGTGCAGCAATTGGAAGTTATATTGCTGAGTCATTTTCCATTTCGGCCTTATTCTTAGCCTTAGGCTGCTTAATAGCAATCACCACTATTGTTTGCTCGTTGCATCCGATGTTTAATAAGTTGAATGATAATAATGTAGTGAATTTGGAGATTCCTTCGGAGGAACAAATTACTTCTTAA
- a CDS encoding MFS transporter, whose protein sequence is MKDNNYPWLLLSVTGLGVILATLNFSTLNVALPEITNHFHASGLAANWILLSYMLVNTIFILVFGKLADIFGRRGMYLFGLLEFTIVSFLCGLAPNVWVLILLRALQALGGALIITNTTPLITDAFPPKKLGTGLSINILIASIAQLIGPVIGGFLVYHFGWRWVFWFNVPVGIIGFIWGLFTLRAVPGRAKGEKIDWPEIS, encoded by the coding sequence ATGAAAGACAATAACTATCCCTGGCTGCTCCTCTCTGTGACAGGTCTTGGTGTCATTCTTGCCACCTTAAATTTCAGTACCTTAAATGTGGCGCTGCCGGAGATTACGAATCATTTTCATGCGAGCGGACTGGCTGCCAACTGGATCTTGTTGTCCTATATGCTGGTTAATACCATTTTTATTTTGGTATTCGGAAAATTGGCGGATATCTTTGGACGGCGGGGTATGTACCTGTTTGGTCTGCTTGAGTTCACCATTGTCAGCTTTTTATGCGGATTGGCACCAAACGTGTGGGTTCTGATTTTGCTTCGCGCGCTGCAGGCACTCGGGGGAGCACTGATTATTACCAACACGACACCTCTGATTACAGATGCTTTTCCTCCTAAGAAGCTGGGGACAGGATTGAGTATTAATATTTTGATTGCCTCGATTGCCCAGTTAATCGGACCGGTCATTGGCGGATTTTTAGTCTATCACTTTGGCTGGCGCTGGGTATTTTGGTTCAACGTACCTGTGGGAATTATCGGGTTCATTTGGGGACTTTTTACACTAAGAGCTGTGCCAGGAAGAGCAAAAGGAGAGAAAATCGATTGGCCGGAAATATCATAA
- a CDS encoding MFS transporter encodes MIDFKLFHDRPYAMANLATFFNSLARSSVVLLIALFYQVVDNENPFTAGLKVVPVTVGIMLGSIIVSKLTLNYSARLLSTSGLFGTCIGMLLLTWKIGADGSLFWIILGQLLIGIGTGVFQTPNTQSIMLTVPHERRGIANGIRSMLQNMGGVLSTALSLMIVTSLLPMHLKTAIYAGANAHIVREDTSLIVTGYRVVFLVMMVLTIFAIAASFLRNAKKDTQPV; translated from the coding sequence ATGATTGATTTTAAGCTATTTCACGATCGGCCATATGCAATGGCCAATTTAGCTACATTTTTCAATTCGCTTGCCCGCTCATCAGTGGTTTTGTTAATCGCCCTGTTTTACCAGGTGGTTGACAATGAAAACCCCTTTACAGCAGGCCTCAAAGTGGTTCCTGTTACTGTAGGTATCATGCTTGGCTCCATCATTGTCAGCAAGCTAACGTTAAATTATTCGGCAAGGTTGTTGTCAACCTCAGGGCTGTTTGGTACCTGTATTGGCATGCTTTTATTAACGTGGAAAATAGGTGCAGATGGATCACTGTTTTGGATTATCCTTGGCCAATTGCTCATCGGGATTGGAACAGGGGTCTTCCAGACGCCTAATACACAGTCGATTATGCTGACGGTCCCTCATGAAAGGCGTGGAATCGCAAACGGCATTCGATCGATGCTGCAAAACATGGGAGGAGTACTAAGTACGGCATTATCATTAATGATTGTCACAAGCCTATTGCCCATGCATTTAAAAACCGCTATTTATGCCGGCGCAAATGCCCACATTGTCAGGGAAGATACTAGTTTAATTGTAACCGGGTATCGGGTAGTATTTTTGGTGATGATGGTCCTTACGATCTTCGCGATTGCTGCATCGTTTTTAAGGAATGCGAAGAAGGATACACAGCCAGTTTAA
- a CDS encoding winged helix-turn-helix domain-containing protein produces MTWTIEVRFHPIFELLNSLRVFTQPAFYKKTEMGVNWRKTVLKQLSGNLADALNSEQLEQIGLLSEYLLTKPVSNLPLEQLLDELSDTTRKGVLEHFQNQMHVPKDYFSSAEGTFETSIDLLKQWKKEYYDQLDPGTLTSLEEDFLEKQQQITHYSPLDFVEKATNGFVLRGYDQVKKVILYPAYHSSPIVTYSHYPQLHIYGYPVDLNPSLEGEPSPSLMQRGIALSDKNRLRILRFLEKKERSFTDIVNFIGLAKSTVHHHMVLLRASGLVQVILSPTSSERYRLREQGLDNIFQNYHQYLFPSEV; encoded by the coding sequence ATGACTTGGACAATTGAAGTACGCTTTCATCCTATATTTGAATTACTGAACAGTTTACGTGTTTTTACCCAGCCGGCTTTTTATAAAAAAACAGAAATGGGTGTGAATTGGCGGAAGACAGTTTTAAAACAGCTTAGCGGCAATCTAGCAGACGCATTAAACTCAGAACAGTTAGAGCAAATAGGTTTACTATCTGAATATCTTTTAACTAAGCCGGTATCCAACTTACCTTTGGAGCAACTTTTAGACGAATTGAGTGACACAACTAGGAAAGGAGTATTAGAGCACTTTCAAAACCAAATGCACGTCCCAAAAGATTACTTCTCATCTGCGGAAGGGACCTTTGAAACATCAATCGACTTATTGAAGCAGTGGAAGAAGGAGTATTATGACCAGCTGGATCCTGGCACTCTTACTTCTTTGGAGGAGGACTTTTTAGAAAAACAGCAACAAATCACTCATTACTCACCTTTGGATTTTGTAGAAAAGGCCACAAATGGTTTTGTGCTAAGAGGATATGATCAGGTAAAAAAGGTCATCTTGTACCCTGCTTACCATTCAAGCCCGATTGTGACCTATTCACATTATCCCCAGCTGCACATCTATGGATATCCTGTTGACCTCAACCCTTCTTTAGAGGGGGAACCTTCACCCAGTTTAATGCAGAGAGGAATTGCACTATCGGATAAAAATCGTCTGCGAATTCTTCGTTTTCTCGAAAAAAAGGAAAGAAGTTTTACAGACATCGTGAATTTTATTGGGCTTGCCAAAAGTACGGTCCACCATCATATGGTTCTATTAAGGGCATCCGGGTTGGTTCAGGTGATATTATCCCCTACTTCTTCCGAACGCTATCGCTTAAGAGAACAAGGCCTCGATAATATTTTTCAAAATTACCATCAATATCTGTTTCCTTCAGAAGTCTAA
- a CDS encoding prolyl oligopeptidase family serine peptidase: protein MTMVIKKDNIVEDFHGTMVVDPYRWLEDPNSKETIQWGKELGEKCEAYFKDTSTREEDKTRLTELWNYPKLFVPKRVKDKLFYQKNDGLQNQAVMYKKDGEEDTVLLDPNKLSDDGTVAMTNYAFSGDGRYLAYATSTHGSDWQEIYVREIESRRDLEDHIQFVKFTSIAWTPDYSGFFYSRFPEPGTVSEEDEGNYHKVYFHQLGTLQDQDTLIFEHPDNKELMFTTFVTNDDQYICLHVSHGTAAQNRFYLKKLGSTGEFTRLLDEQDAEYSYIHNEGTLFYFKTDLEAPRGRIIAIDIENPSHDNWKEIVGEQENVIDAVKFINGQFVIAYLADAFHQVHLYNEDGSYEKQIDIPVIGSLTDLSGKHDQTEMFFGMTSFLSPTVVYRYDFLNGELEVFAESELKIDTSQFETKQVFYTSNDGTKVPMFLTMKKNLPLNGQNPVILYGYGGFNVSMTPGFNPAILRWLEKGGIYAVTNLRGGSEYGEDWHKAGMLDKKQNVFDDFISAGEYLINNNYTSKNKLSISGGSNGGLLVAACMVQRPDLFGAVICRVPVIDMLRYHKFTIGKYWISEYGNAENAEQFPFLYAYSPLHNIKEGQKYPPVLIATAESDDRVVPAHAKKFAATLLEKASEDSTIVLRLEAKAGHRLGKPTSKLIDEWADFYAFLDKELV, encoded by the coding sequence ATGACAATGGTAATCAAGAAAGATAACATAGTTGAAGATTTTCACGGAACAATGGTCGTTGACCCTTATCGATGGCTGGAGGATCCAAATAGTAAAGAAACAATACAATGGGGAAAAGAGTTAGGGGAAAAATGTGAGGCTTATTTTAAAGATACGTCGACAAGAGAAGAAGATAAGACCCGACTGACGGAATTGTGGAACTATCCGAAACTTTTCGTGCCAAAGAGAGTGAAGGACAAGCTTTTTTATCAAAAAAATGATGGTTTGCAGAACCAGGCCGTAATGTATAAGAAGGATGGAGAAGAGGATACTGTATTACTTGATCCCAACAAATTAAGTGACGATGGTACCGTTGCGATGACAAACTATGCCTTCAGTGGTGATGGCCGTTATCTAGCCTATGCTACTTCTACTCACGGTAGTGACTGGCAGGAGATTTACGTAAGGGAAATTGAAAGTCGAAGAGATTTAGAGGATCACATTCAATTTGTAAAGTTTACGAGTATAGCATGGACCCCTGATTATTCAGGCTTTTTCTATAGCCGTTTTCCTGAACCAGGAACGGTAAGTGAAGAGGATGAAGGAAATTATCATAAAGTATATTTTCATCAATTAGGTACGCTCCAGGATCAAGATACCTTAATTTTTGAGCATCCAGACAACAAGGAACTGATGTTTACCACATTTGTAACGAATGATGATCAATACATTTGTCTTCATGTAAGTCATGGAACAGCTGCACAAAATCGCTTCTATCTAAAAAAGCTAGGATCAACAGGTGAATTTACACGTTTATTAGATGAACAGGATGCTGAATACTCTTATATCCATAATGAAGGTACTCTTTTTTATTTTAAAACTGACCTGGAAGCTCCGCGGGGTCGAATCATTGCTATCGACATTGAAAATCCGTCACATGACAATTGGAAAGAAATTGTCGGTGAACAAGAAAATGTTATCGATGCGGTTAAGTTTATTAATGGCCAATTTGTCATTGCCTACTTAGCTGATGCGTTTCATCAAGTTCATTTGTACAATGAAGATGGTAGCTATGAAAAGCAAATTGATATCCCTGTCATAGGATCACTTACTGATTTATCTGGGAAACATGACCAAACCGAAATGTTTTTCGGTATGACTTCCTTCTTAAGTCCAACCGTTGTATATCGATATGATTTTTTAAATGGTGAACTAGAAGTGTTTGCCGAGTCTGAATTGAAAATAGATACATCTCAATTCGAAACGAAACAGGTTTTCTACACATCTAATGATGGAACAAAAGTACCGATGTTTTTAACGATGAAAAAGAATCTTCCGTTGAACGGCCAAAACCCTGTCATTTTGTATGGATATGGCGGCTTTAATGTTAGTATGACTCCTGGCTTTAATCCAGCGATTTTACGCTGGCTTGAAAAGGGCGGAATCTATGCTGTAACCAACCTGCGGGGTGGTTCAGAATATGGTGAAGACTGGCATAAAGCTGGAATGCTAGATAAAAAGCAAAATGTGTTTGACGATTTTATTTCTGCAGGAGAATACTTAATAAACAATAATTACACAAGTAAAAATAAGCTATCTATTTCTGGGGGATCTAATGGAGGCCTTCTCGTTGCCGCATGTATGGTTCAGCGTCCAGACTTGTTTGGAGCGGTTATTTGCCGTGTTCCAGTTATCGACATGCTGCGTTATCATAAATTTACGATCGGAAAGTACTGGATTTCCGAATACGGAAATGCAGAGAATGCTGAACAGTTCCCATTCCTATATGCATATTCTCCGTTGCACAACATTAAAGAGGGGCAAAAATATCCTCCAGTGTTGATCGCTACAGCTGAAAGTGATGACCGGGTTGTACCAGCACACGCAAAGAAATTTGCTGCTACTTTACTAGAAAAAGCTAGTGAGGATTCAACCATTGTTTTACGTCTGGAAGCGAAAGCGGGGCATCGCCTTGGAAAGCCTACTTCAAAACTGATTGATGAGTGGGCAGACTTTTATGCGTTTTTGGATAAAGAGTTGGTGTAA
- a CDS encoding MFS transporter yields MKELLKNRKFMFLWLAQGASGLGSTFATFALSWLVYKMTGSKVAMGSIWVVFMLPNMVIQMFAGLYLDRWDRKKVMVFSEWFRAAAFLVPAILMPMDLLETWHLYLVSIAIGIAQPLFYPASMAYVADILPKDNLIKGNSLLEGTGQVMMLLGLHLEGY; encoded by the coding sequence ATGAAAGAGTTATTGAAGAATAGGAAGTTTATGTTTTTGTGGCTGGCCCAGGGGGCATCAGGATTGGGTAGTACGTTTGCAACATTCGCATTGTCGTGGCTTGTCTATAAAATGACAGGCTCTAAGGTGGCCATGGGAAGTATCTGGGTAGTCTTTATGCTGCCGAATATGGTCATTCAAATGTTTGCCGGCCTTTATTTAGATCGATGGGACCGCAAAAAAGTCATGGTTTTTTCTGAATGGTTTCGGGCTGCCGCTTTTCTTGTCCCTGCCATTTTAATGCCGATGGATTTATTAGAAACCTGGCATTTGTATCTCGTATCGATCGCGATTGGAATAGCCCAGCCATTATTTTATCCTGCAAGCATGGCGTACGTTGCCGATATTTTACCTAAGGATAATTTAATCAAAGGCAATTCCCTTCTGGAAGGTACCGGACAGGTAATGATGCTGTTAGGGCTACACTTGGAGGGTTATTAA